One region of Hydrogenobaculum sp. Y04AAS1 genomic DNA includes:
- a CDS encoding putative DNA modification/repair radical SAM protein, with product MDVKEKLKILADGAKYDVSCASSGGVRETIEGGIGNSYAPGVCHTFTSDGRCVSLLKVLFTNVCIFDCEYCINRASNNIKRASFTPRELADITINFYKRNYIEGLFLSSGIAKSPDHTMELMLKTVKILREEYKFNGYIHLKLIPGASKELIEEASKLADRVSSNIELPTEKSLKLLAPEKNKDNVLKPLMFVKNLRDNSEKPVASTSTQLIVGATNEPDYQILRLASYFYEKKILKRMYYSAYIPIPNTKHIKVDKTPLLREHRLYQADWLLRFYDFKYEEIVEKDSNLDLELDPKTAYAIKNIHLYPIDVNKASYEELIRVPGIGRKNAMKIIQARAFKTLEYMDLIKLGISIKKAKHFIVAKKYLGYSLSPDYIRKAIIKESSPKPSYTQLRLW from the coding sequence ATGGATGTTAAAGAAAAACTCAAAATCTTAGCTGATGGTGCTAAATACGACGTATCTTGTGCAAGCTCTGGAGGAGTTAGAGAAACTATAGAAGGTGGTATAGGAAACTCCTACGCTCCAGGAGTATGCCATACGTTTACATCCGATGGCAGATGCGTCTCCCTTCTAAAGGTGCTTTTTACAAACGTATGTATATTTGACTGCGAATATTGTATAAATAGAGCGTCCAACAATATAAAAAGAGCTTCTTTTACACCAAGAGAACTAGCAGATATCACTATAAACTTTTACAAAAGAAACTATATAGAAGGCTTATTTTTAAGCTCTGGTATAGCAAAATCCCCAGATCATACAATGGAACTCATGTTAAAAACCGTAAAAATTTTAAGAGAAGAATATAAATTTAACGGATATATACATCTAAAACTAATCCCAGGAGCTTCCAAAGAGCTCATAGAAGAAGCTTCTAAACTAGCCGATAGGGTTAGCTCAAATATAGAGCTTCCTACAGAAAAGAGTTTAAAGCTTTTAGCACCAGAAAAAAACAAAGACAATGTCTTAAAACCTCTGATGTTTGTAAAAAATCTAAGAGATAACAGCGAAAAGCCAGTAGCAAGCACTTCAACACAGCTTATAGTGGGAGCTACCAACGAGCCAGATTATCAAATTTTAAGGCTTGCCTCTTATTTTTATGAAAAGAAGATACTAAAAAGAATGTATTACTCAGCATATATACCTATTCCAAACACAAAACATATAAAAGTAGATAAAACACCTCTTTTAAGAGAACATAGACTTTACCAGGCTGATTGGCTTCTTAGATTTTACGATTTTAAGTATGAAGAGATTGTTGAAAAAGATTCAAACTTAGACTTAGAGCTAGACCCAAAAACCGCTTACGCCATTAAAAATATACATCTATACCCAATAGATGTAAACAAGGCCTCTTACGAAGAGCTCATAAGAGTGCCTGGCATCGGTAGAAAAAATGCCATGAAAATAATACAAGCAAGAGCATTCAAAACCTTAGAATATATGGACCTTATAAAGCTTGGAATATCTATTAAAAAGGCAAAGCACTTTATAGTAGCAAAAAAATACTTAGGTTATAGTTTATCTCCAGATTATATAAGAAAAGCCATCATAAAAGAAAGTTCCCCAAAACCTTCTTACACTCAGCTAAGGTTATGGTAA
- the cheB gene encoding chemotaxis-specific protein-glutamate methyltransferase CheB, producing the protein MANILIVDDSFFIRAAIRKILESSNLVENIYEASNGIEALEILKNQNIDLVTLDVEMPKMNGLETLERIKKENISTQIIMVSAYTTQGAKETIKALELGALDFIAKPKNYADFYKVKDELLRKIENAILKKKSIADKLKALKEEKKIETPPPQIPSPPIRKLGSKGVVAIGISTGGPQTLGEILPKLPSDYPYPITIAIHMPDTFTKSFAEHLNSKCKLNVKEAEENEVLKPGTVYISRGRINMKITGNDSMPIVNYVKDDSIIYIPSANSLLSSCAKVFKENTCGIVMTGMGDDGSRGIVDVKKNGGITVAEDPKTAILWAMPENAIKTGCVDFVLKKDEIPNFLLKIAKQ; encoded by the coding sequence ATGGCAAACATACTTATAGTAGACGATTCGTTTTTTATAAGGGCGGCGATAAGGAAAATATTGGAGTCTTCAAATCTTGTAGAAAACATCTATGAAGCTAGTAATGGCATAGAAGCTTTAGAGATTTTAAAAAATCAAAACATAGACCTTGTGACTTTAGATGTAGAAATGCCAAAAATGAACGGTTTGGAAACCTTAGAAAGAATAAAAAAAGAAAATATATCAACTCAAATAATAATGGTAAGCGCTTACACTACCCAAGGAGCGAAGGAAACTATAAAAGCTCTAGAACTTGGAGCTTTAGATTTTATAGCAAAGCCAAAAAATTACGCAGATTTTTACAAGGTAAAAGATGAGCTTTTAAGAAAAATAGAAAATGCAATTTTAAAGAAAAAAAGCATAGCAGATAAGTTGAAAGCTCTAAAAGAAGAAAAAAAGATAGAAACACCGCCGCCCCAGATACCAAGTCCACCTATAAGAAAATTGGGAAGCAAAGGTGTGGTAGCAATAGGTATATCTACAGGCGGCCCACAAACACTTGGGGAAATATTGCCAAAATTGCCTTCAGACTATCCTTATCCGATAACTATAGCAATACATATGCCTGATACGTTTACAAAAAGTTTCGCAGAGCATCTAAATTCAAAGTGTAAACTAAACGTTAAAGAAGCAGAAGAAAATGAAGTATTAAAACCAGGCACCGTATATATATCAAGGGGTAGGATAAATATGAAAATCACTGGAAACGATAGTATGCCTATAGTAAACTACGTAAAAGATGATTCTATAATATATATACCATCTGCCAATTCACTTTTGTCTTCTTGTGCCAAGGTTTTTAAGGAAAACACCTGCGGTATAGTAATGACCGGCATGGGCGACGACGGATCTAGGGGTATAGTAGATGTTAAGAAAAATGGCGGTATCACGGTAGCGGAAGATCCAAAAACAGCTATACTATGGGCTATGCCAGAAAATGCGATAAAAACCGGTTGTGTAGATTTTGTGCTTAAAAAAGATGAGATTCCAAATTTTCTTCTTAAAATAGCAAAACAATAA
- the uppP gene encoding undecaprenyl-diphosphatase UppP, whose translation MTIIHAIILGIVEGALEFLPVSAAGHLTLVGKLLGINTENPAFKIYEIFMQIGAVIAVIILYSKRLIIDKEIWLKIIAGFVPTGAIGFLFYKPIKHYLLGNPLITASMVFIGGVIIIIVESLSKKPKIASLKDVTIKDAITVGFIQALALIPGVSRSGATIIGAMLIGFERKTAADFSFLIAIPTILSAGFYSLLKDHSQIHHQDILPMSISFITALIFAIVSVKTFLNFISFNNLKIFGYYRIITGLAYLAYLLR comes from the coding sequence TTGACCATCATACACGCTATTATACTTGGCATAGTAGAAGGGGCTTTGGAATTTTTACCAGTATCGGCGGCTGGCCATCTTACACTGGTGGGAAAGCTTCTTGGTATAAACACAGAAAACCCTGCCTTTAAAATATATGAAATATTTATGCAAATAGGAGCAGTAATAGCAGTAATAATACTTTATTCAAAAAGGCTTATAATAGATAAAGAAATATGGCTTAAGATAATAGCTGGATTCGTGCCAACAGGTGCCATAGGATTTTTATTTTACAAACCAATCAAACACTATCTTCTTGGTAATCCACTCATTACCGCAAGCATGGTATTTATTGGTGGTGTTATTATCATAATAGTAGAATCTTTATCCAAAAAGCCAAAAATCGCAAGTTTAAAAGATGTTACCATAAAAGATGCAATAACCGTAGGTTTTATTCAAGCTCTTGCCTTGATCCCTGGTGTTTCTCGTTCTGGAGCTACCATCATAGGCGCTATGCTTATAGGCTTTGAGAGAAAAACCGCCGCTGATTTTTCTTTTCTAATAGCAATACCAACGATACTTAGCGCTGGTTTCTATTCACTTCTTAAAGACCATAGCCAAATTCATCACCAAGATATATTACCAATGAGTATTAGCTTTATAACAGCCCTTATTTTTGCAATTGTTTCTGTAAAAACTTTCTTAAACTTCATATCTTTCAACAATCTTAAAATTTTTGGATATTATAGAATAATTACTGGATTAGCTTATTTAGCTTATCTTTTGAGGTGA
- the lptA gene encoding lipopolysaccharide transport periplasmic protein LptA: MKNKVNKKVVFVISSLTLSFLAFSKVEKPTQNTPVKNTSNNNKPIYIEANKMDYNNNVITYTGNVVATRGNGKLTCQELKIFLDKNKKIEKIIATGNPVYTEPNKLIKGDVIEYDALQDEIIVTGNAYLENKGDVVQGDRVIYYKKLDKAIVTGKRVQSIFIPNGKGAKP, encoded by the coding sequence ATGAAAAATAAAGTAAATAAAAAAGTAGTTTTTGTGATATCAAGTTTGACGTTGTCGTTTTTGGCTTTTAGTAAAGTAGAAAAACCAACACAAAATACACCAGTAAAAAATACGTCAAACAACAACAAACCTATATATATAGAAGCAAACAAAATGGATTACAACAACAATGTAATCACATACACCGGCAACGTAGTGGCCACAAGGGGCAATGGAAAACTAACTTGCCAAGAGTTAAAAATATTTTTAGACAAAAACAAAAAAATAGAAAAAATAATAGCCACAGGAAACCCTGTTTATACTGAACCTAACAAGCTTATAAAAGGCGATGTTATAGAATACGACGCTCTCCAAGATGAGATTATAGTAACTGGTAATGCTTACTTGGAAAACAAAGGCGATGTAGTACAAGGAGATAGAGTTATATATTATAAAAAATTGGATAAAGCTATAGTAACTGGCAAAAGAGTACAATCTATATTTATACCAAACGGCAAAGGAGCAAAACCTTGA
- the lptC gene encoding LPS export ABC transporter periplasmic protein LptC — protein sequence MQLIISLIVVLFLSIGAFFIYEKEHTNNHFINSPQVLKKIDIHIYSNDHDQWNVEGDILIIKGQNITLKNIKATNYPYTITAKEGVINKTSGVGYLKKDVVFSKSDKTAQDKIYTQYTNIDLRNSHFWANDDIIISEGKFSSYGKSFDINLKPSLHIVVYNIKSYEK from the coding sequence GTGCAACTTATAATATCTTTAATTGTTGTTTTATTTTTAAGTATAGGGGCTTTTTTTATATACGAAAAAGAACATACAAACAATCATTTTATAAATTCTCCACAGGTGTTAAAAAAAATAGACATTCACATATACTCAAATGACCACGATCAATGGAATGTTGAGGGCGATATATTGATAATAAAAGGACAAAATATAACGTTAAAGAACATAAAAGCTACAAACTATCCTTATACAATTACGGCAAAAGAAGGTGTTATAAACAAAACATCTGGCGTTGGATATTTAAAAAAAGATGTAGTATTTTCAAAATCTGATAAAACTGCCCAAGACAAAATATATACCCAATATACAAACATAGATTTGAGAAATTCACACTTTTGGGCCAACGATGATATAATAATTTCAGAAGGTAAATTTAGCTCCTACGGGAAATCTTTTGATATAAATCTAAAGCCATCTCTTCATATTGTAGTTTATAATATTAAAAGCTATGAAAAATAA
- a CDS encoding NIL domain-containing protein, producing the protein MNFVRLRLIYPESVAKEPIICNICKNFNIIVNIKMAKVTQDSAILNIEIDGDIEEIEKAMKFMQEKGIDVQPIEGQIFTE; encoded by the coding sequence ATGAACTTTGTAAGGTTAAGGCTTATATATCCAGAAAGCGTGGCTAAAGAACCTATTATATGCAACATATGCAAAAACTTTAACATCATAGTAAACATAAAGATGGCAAAGGTCACCCAAGATAGCGCTATACTAAATATAGAAATAGATGGAGATATAGAAGAAATAGAAAAAGCTATGAAGTTTATGCAAGAAAAAGGTATAGATGTACAACCTATAGAAGGTCAAATATTCACAGAGTAA